Within the Senegalia massiliensis genome, the region AAGAGAGATAAAAAGACAAAATAGAATAGATTCTGAAATACCTATAATAGCTCTTGTAGGCTATACAAATGCAGGTAAGTCCACTCTTTTTAATGAACTTTTAAAAGCTGGAACTGATTATAATAATGAAAAAGATGTCTATACTGAAGATATGCTTTTTGCAACATTAGATACTACTCTAAGAAAGACTAATTTGCCTAATGGTCAAAAAGTTCTTGTAATAGACACAGTTGGATTTGTTAGTAAATTACCTACACATTTAATAGCTGCATTTAAAGGTACTTTAGAAGAGGTTAATTATGCTGATGTAATAGTTCATGTAGTAGACGCTACAAATAGTGATTTTGATATACAAATAAAAACTACATTAAATATACTGAAAGGTTTAGATACAGAAAACAAACCTATTATTACAGTATTTAATAAAATTGATCAAAAGAGTATTGAAGATATAGGATATAATATAACAGGAGAAAAGTTATATATTTCTGCTAAAGAAAATATCAATATTGATAAATTGTTCGATTCAATTGAAAGAGCTTTGGAAGATAAATTCTATAGTACAAAAATACTTTTACCTTATAATAAATCTGATATAACTTCTTATATTTTAGATAATTATAATCCAAAGAAAGTATCACATACAGAAGAAGGTACTTTTATAGATGTAGTGCTTAATAAGAAAGATTATTTTAAATATAAAGAATATGTAGTTGAGTAAGGTGATATTATGCTTGGTAAGTGGAATGAAATAGATAATATGGAGAGTTTTCAAATAAGTTATCTTTTATATCTTGAAGGGAAAAGTATTGATATAATATCTAAAATTAGAAATTTGCCATATAAAGAAGTTGAAAAGCATATTATAGAAGCAAAGATTAAATATCAAAAAAAGAAAAAACAAGATAAGTTAATAAAGATTATTTCTATGAGCAAGTCAAAAAGAATTGAGTATTTAAAAACACTTACAAATGAAGATGAAAGAGATTTAGTTGAACAGATTTATAAAAGATATATAAAATTTAAAAATACTGAAGATAGAATGATATTAATATGGTTAATAGGAGAGTTAAAAGATGAAAAATTAGTTCCTTTTTTACTTATGGAATTAAAAAGTAAGAATGTAAATTATAGAAGGTTATCAGTATCAGCACTAGGTAAGATGGCTAAAAGTGAATATAAAAATATATTTGAAGAATTTTTCTTTGATGACAATCCTCAAGTTAGACAATATGCAATTAAATCTACTCGAAATATAGGAGATATGCATACTATAAAATTATTGGAAAAAATATTAAATGATAAAAATGAAAAAGATTATGTAAGACGTGCAGCAAAAGATGTTATCAATTATTTGGTAAAAATATAAAAATCAATTGAATTTTCTGATAAATTATTATATGATGGTATTAATAATAAAGAGGAGGTTTTAAAT harbors:
- the hflX gene encoding GTPase HflX — translated: MERQIEEKVLLVGVNLNKRNEFDIESSMEELKELVIAANAEPISTVVQNKDRIDSAFYIGKGKVQEILNYCEELDIDTVVFNDELTGAQIRNIENVLERKVIDRTTLILDIFSRRASTKEGKLQVELAQLKYRLPRLTGFGKELSRLGGGIGTRGPGEKKLETDRRHIENRIDEIRRRLKEVESVREIKRQNRIDSEIPIIALVGYTNAGKSTLFNELLKAGTDYNNEKDVYTEDMLFATLDTTLRKTNLPNGQKVLVIDTVGFVSKLPTHLIAAFKGTLEEVNYADVIVHVVDATNSDFDIQIKTTLNILKGLDTENKPIITVFNKIDQKSIEDIGYNITGEKLYISAKENINIDKLFDSIERALEDKFYSTKILLPYNKSDITSYILDNYNPKKVSHTEEGTFIDVVLNKKDYFKYKEYVVE
- a CDS encoding HEAT repeat domain-containing protein codes for the protein MLGKWNEIDNMESFQISYLLYLEGKSIDIISKIRNLPYKEVEKHIIEAKIKYQKKKKQDKLIKIISMSKSKRIEYLKTLTNEDERDLVEQIYKRYIKFKNTEDRMILIWLIGELKDEKLVPFLLMELKSKNVNYRRLSVSALGKMAKSEYKNIFEEFFFDDNPQVRQYAIKSTRNIGDMHTIKLLEKILNDKNEKDYVRRAAKDVINYLVKI